A region of the Desulfobacter postgatei 2ac9 genome:
TTTCAATATATTTTGTGCCGGGCGTATTGCAAATCGGACATTTTTCCGGGGCACAGTCCTCAATGGTATGGCCGCAGACAGGACAAATGAGAATGCTTGCTTCCGGCAGATCGCCGCCGCCTTTTACTGCGTCCAATGCCTTGGCATAGAGGCCGTGATGGACTTCTTCCACAGGCATGGCAAATTTAAAGGTGGTGACAGCTTTTTTGTTTCCTTCTTTTTCGGCTTCGGAAATAAATTCGGGATACATCTCCGTGAATTCATGGGCTTCACCGGCAATGGCGTCCTGAAGATTTTCCAAAGTTGAATTAATCCCTCCCATTGCCCGCAG
Encoded here:
- a CDS encoding rubrerythrin family protein, whose amino-acid sequence is MGTMENLAAAFAGESQANRKYLAYAAKADKDGFPQVAKLFRAAAEAETIHAHAHLRAMGGINSTLENLQDAIAGEAHEFTEMYPEFISEAEKEGNKKAVTTFKFAMPVEEVHHGLYAKALDAVKGGGDLPEASILICPVCGHTIEDCAPEKCPICNTPGTKYIEIS